In Mycolicibacterium lutetiense, the sequence TTCTTCTGGAGCAGGGCGAAGAAGCTCTCCATGGCCGCATTGTCGCCGGCCGCCCCGACGCGGCCCATCGATCCGACCATCTCGTAGCGGCCGAGGGCGTGCACGAATTTCCTTGACCTGAACTGAGATCCGCGATCGGAATGCAGAATGCAACCGGCCACATCACCGCGGCGTGCCACCGCACTACTGAGCGCTGCGGTGGCCAGCCGGGACTTCATCCGAGAGTCGATCGAGTACCCGACGATGCGGTTGGAGTACACGTCCTTGATCGCACAGAGATAGAGCTTGCCCTCATCGGTGCGATGCTCAGTGATATCTGTGAGCCACAGCTGATTTGAACCACCAGCGGTGAAGTCGCGCTCGACAAGATCATCGTGCACCGGCGGACCCACTTTTCCGTTCTTACCGCGCTTTTTGCCGAAGACGCTCCACCACTTATTGTCCGCGCAGATCCGCCAGGCGGTGCGCTCGGCCATCGGCTCACCGGCATCACGGGCCTCCTCGACCAGGTAGCGGTACCCGAACTCTGGATCCTCGCCGTGGGCGTCGAACAGCGCGTTGGCGCGGTAGGCCTCGACGACCTCCGCGTCGGTGATGGGATTGGCCCGCCAGCGGTAATAGGGCTGGCGGGCGAGCTTGAGTACCCGGCACGTCACCGCCACGGGAATCCCGTCAGCGGCGAGCTCACCTACGAGCGGGTAG encodes:
- a CDS encoding IS3 family transposase (programmed frameshift) gives rise to the protein MPRPYPREFRDDVVRVARNRDDGVTIEQIATDFGVHPMTLHKWMRQADIDEGTKPGKSTGESGELRDARRRIKLLEQENEVLRRAAAYLSQANLPKRLYPLVGELAADGIPVAVTCRVLKLARQPYYRWRANPITDAEVVEAYRANALFDAHGEDPEFGYRYLVEEARDAGEPMAERTAWRICADNKWWSVFGKKRGKNGKVGPPVHDDLVERDFTAGGSNQLWLTDITEHRTDEGKLYLCAIKDVYSNRIVGYSIDSRMKSRLATAALSSAVARRGDVAGCILHSDRGSQFRSRKFVHALGRYEMVGSMGRVGAAGDNAAMESFFALLQKNVLDRRRWSTREELRIAIVTWIERTYHRRRRQAGLGRLTPIEFEAIMTAPASQAA